From one Merismopedia glauca CCAP 1448/3 genomic stretch:
- the rpmA gene encoding 50S ribosomal protein L27, translated as MAHKKGTGSTRNGRDSNAKRLGVKRFGGETVRAGNILVRQRGTKLHPGNNVGVGKDYTLFALVDGVVTFERKDKTRKKVSVYPVATVEA; from the coding sequence ATGGCTCATAAGAAAGGTACTGGTAGTACTCGTAACGGGCGCGACTCTAATGCCAAGCGTTTGGGTGTCAAGCGCTTTGGTGGCGAAACAGTCCGCGCAGGCAACATTTTAGTCCGTCAGCGCGGTACTAAGTTGCATCCTGGTAATAATGTCGGTGTCGGTAAAGACTATACTTTATTTGCTTTGGTAGACGGTGTAGTCACATTTGAGAGAAAAGACAAAACTAGGAAAAAAGTTAGCGTCTATCCAGTTGCCACTGTTGAAGCTTAA